A single window of Streptomyces sudanensis DNA harbors:
- a CDS encoding LCP family protein: protein PARRRWSRWGARLATTLSVLVLAVGGIGHAVVTGLDTGIGRVEAFADAKNRPAAGRGTNVLLVGTDGRGKVTPAQKARYRLGGAPCNCTDTIMLVHLSEDRRRVSVVSLPRDSYVELPAHTDAATGERHGAHPLKLNAVHAEGGPGLTVRTVERMSGVKIDHYLEIDFTGFMRAVDALGGVRICTARPLKDPYTGLDLPAGTHTLDGGEALRYVRSRHVDGSSDLGRMRQQQRFVAALLDRAADGGALPDPARLRAALAAAAGSVRADRGFGTQEALELAGAVRGLTAASSEFASVPVEAAEGTRVDGVGATVRWDAARARALFAAIREDRPLGARPAGPAPRREAVAAPPGDVRVQVYNGTRVRGLGARVDAALRAAGFATTRTPYNAGRRDVARTVVSYDPARRGSAESLAAALPGARLLAVPGQGPLVRVTAGTDLAAGPVRAGAPAAARGPAGDGALTGDRIACP from the coding sequence GCCGGCCCGCCGGCGGTGGAGCCGGTGGGGGGCGCGGCTGGCGACGACCCTGTCCGTCCTGGTCCTCGCGGTCGGCGGCATCGGCCACGCCGTCGTCACCGGCCTCGACACGGGGATCGGCCGGGTCGAGGCGTTCGCGGACGCCAAGAACCGCCCCGCGGCCGGCCGCGGCACGAACGTCCTGCTCGTCGGCACGGACGGCCGCGGCAAGGTCACGCCCGCGCAGAAGGCCCGGTACCGGCTCGGCGGCGCCCCCTGCAACTGCACGGACACGATCATGCTGGTGCACCTCTCGGAGGACCGCCGCCGCGTCAGCGTGGTCTCCCTGCCCCGCGACTCGTACGTCGAACTGCCCGCCCACACGGACGCGGCCACCGGCGAACGCCACGGCGCCCACCCGCTCAAGCTGAACGCCGTCCACGCCGAGGGCGGGCCGGGCCTCACCGTCCGGACCGTGGAGCGGATGAGCGGCGTGAAGATCGACCACTACCTGGAGATCGACTTCACCGGCTTCATGCGCGCCGTCGACGCCCTCGGCGGGGTCCGGATCTGCACCGCCCGCCCCCTGAAGGACCCGTACACCGGCCTCGACCTGCCCGCCGGGACGCACACCCTCGACGGCGGCGAGGCCCTGCGGTACGTGCGGTCCCGCCACGTCGACGGGTCCTCCGACCTGGGGCGGATGCGGCAGCAGCAGCGGTTCGTCGCCGCGCTGCTCGACCGGGCGGCGGACGGCGGCGCGCTGCCGGACCCGGCGCGGCTGCGCGCCGCCCTCGCGGCGGCGGCCGGCTCGGTCCGCGCCGACCGGGGGTTCGGCACGCAGGAGGCGCTGGAGCTGGCCGGGGCGGTGCGCGGCCTGACGGCGGCGTCGTCCGAGTTCGCGTCCGTACCGGTCGAGGCGGCGGAGGGCACCCGGGTCGACGGGGTGGGCGCGACGGTGAGGTGGGACGCGGCGCGCGCGCGGGCGCTGTTCGCGGCGATCCGCGAGGACCGGCCCCTGGGCGCCCGCCCCGCCGGGCCGGCACCGCGCCGCGAGGCCGTCGCCGCCCCGCCCGGGGACGTCCGCGTCCAGGTGTACAACGGCACCCGGGTCCGCGGCCTGGGCGCCCGGGTGGACGCCGCGCTGCGGGCGGCGGGCTTCGCCACGACCCGCACCCCGTACAACGCCGGGCGGCGGGACGTCGCGCGGACCGTCGTCTCGTACGACCCGGCCCGGAGGGGCTCGGCGGAGTCCCTCGCGGCGGCGCTGCCCGGCGCCCGGCTGCTGGCCGTGCCCGGTCAGGGGCCGCTGGTGAGGGTCACCGCCGGCACGGACCTCGCGGCCGGTCCGGTACGGGCCGGGGCCCCGGCCGCCGCGCGGGGGCCCGCCGGGGACGGGGCGCTCACCGGCGACCGGATCGCCTGCCCCTGA
- a CDS encoding acyl-CoA thioesterase: protein MTDQAIPEGKPTSASRTTLSHIMTGNDTNLLGTVHGGVIMKLVDDAAGAVAGRHSGGPAVTASMDEMVFLEPVRVGDLVHVKAQVNWTGRSSMEIGVRVLAERWNESTPATRVGSAYLVFAAVDADGRPRPVPPVIPETERDRRRYQEAQIRRTHRLARRRAILELRERRAAEGRED, encoded by the coding sequence ATGACAGACCAGGCCATCCCCGAGGGCAAGCCCACCTCGGCCTCCCGCACCACGCTCAGCCACATCATGACGGGCAACGACACCAACCTGCTCGGCACGGTGCACGGCGGAGTGATCATGAAGTTGGTGGACGACGCGGCGGGCGCGGTCGCCGGGCGGCACTCCGGCGGACCCGCGGTGACCGCGTCCATGGACGAGATGGTCTTCCTGGAGCCCGTCCGCGTCGGCGACCTCGTCCATGTGAAGGCGCAGGTCAACTGGACCGGCAGGTCCTCCATGGAGATCGGCGTGCGGGTGCTCGCCGAGCGGTGGAACGAGTCCACCCCGGCCACCCGGGTCGGCTCGGCGTACCTGGTGTTCGCCGCCGTCGACGCGGACGGCAGGCCCCGCCCCGTGCCGCCGGTGATCCCGGAGACCGAGCGCGACCGGCGCCGCTACCAGGAGGCCCAGATCCGCCGCACCCACCGCCTGGCCCGCCGCCGCGCCATCCTGGAACTGCGCGAGCGCCGCGCGGCGGAGGGCAGGGAGGACTGA